Proteins from a genomic interval of Microbacterium phyllosphaerae:
- a CDS encoding TetR/AcrR family transcriptional regulator, translating into MTDDLSPTDDEGRPRPRGAYAKGIARRQEILDRAIEVFAERGADRTSLRSIASAVGVTHSALTHYFGSLEELLVAVYQESTVPERQRPDLLPPDATPVERMIESARTNREIPGLVQLYSTLVAAALEEGHPAAREFATTRFSRLRTDMATIVRDQQKSGRMREDVDADAVAALVVAASDGLQTQWLLDDSAPQHEALALLDRLLRP; encoded by the coding sequence ATGACCGACGACCTCTCCCCGACCGACGACGAGGGTCGCCCTCGCCCCCGCGGCGCCTATGCGAAGGGGATCGCCCGACGCCAGGAGATCCTGGACAGAGCGATCGAGGTCTTCGCGGAGCGAGGCGCCGACCGCACGAGTCTGCGCTCGATCGCGAGCGCCGTCGGCGTGACCCACTCGGCGTTGACCCACTACTTCGGCTCCCTCGAGGAGCTGCTCGTGGCGGTCTATCAGGAGAGCACCGTTCCCGAGAGGCAGCGACCGGATCTGCTCCCCCCAGACGCCACCCCCGTCGAGCGAATGATCGAGTCCGCCCGCACCAACCGTGAGATCCCCGGTCTCGTGCAGCTCTACTCGACGCTCGTCGCGGCCGCTCTCGAAGAGGGCCACCCTGCGGCACGCGAGTTCGCCACGACCCGCTTCTCCCGGCTTCGCACGGACATGGCCACGATCGTCCGCGACCAGCAGAAGAGCGGTCGCATGCGCGAGGACGTGGATGCAGATGCCGTCGCCGCCCTCGTCGTCGCAGCATCGGACGGCCTGCAGACCCAGTGGCTGCTCGACGACTCGGCACCCCAGCACGAGGCGTTGGCACTGCTCGACAGGCTGCTCCGCCCCTGA
- a CDS encoding Gfo/Idh/MocA family protein codes for MAIGNGPVGVGIIGAGNISDQYLSNLTTFPDVRVIAVGDVLEDRAKAQAEKYGVPRAGGVEVVLNDPEIDIVVNLTIPAVHVEVSEAIIAAGKHVWTEKPIGVSRDESLRLLQKADAAGLRVGVAPDTVLGPGVQTAKRAIARGDIGRPLFAQTTFQWQGPEIFHPNPAFLYAKGAGPLLDMGPYYVSALVHVFGPVAAVAALGLQGTPTRKVQVGELAGQEFPVEIPSTLSVLMDFEQGGQAQSLYSTDSPLLRQGIVEITGTEGTIVIPDPNTFGGSITITRPLERVFVPPEPTVQEVVDLEQEGVLSGRGVGLLDMARSIAAGRPHVATGEFGYHVLDTLLSIEEAAESRSFVKVESTLESVGSLSADFDPFESTL; via the coding sequence ATGGCGATCGGCAACGGACCCGTCGGCGTCGGCATCATCGGCGCGGGAAACATCAGCGACCAGTACCTCTCGAACCTCACGACCTTCCCGGATGTGCGCGTCATCGCCGTCGGCGACGTGCTCGAGGACCGCGCGAAGGCGCAGGCCGAGAAGTACGGTGTGCCCCGGGCCGGAGGCGTGGAGGTCGTCCTGAACGACCCCGAGATCGACATCGTCGTGAACCTGACCATCCCGGCGGTGCACGTCGAGGTGTCCGAGGCGATCATCGCCGCGGGCAAGCACGTCTGGACCGAGAAGCCGATCGGTGTGAGCCGTGACGAGTCGCTGCGGCTGCTGCAGAAGGCGGATGCCGCCGGGCTCCGCGTCGGCGTGGCGCCCGACACCGTGCTCGGACCGGGAGTGCAGACGGCGAAGCGCGCGATCGCTCGCGGGGACATCGGTCGCCCGCTGTTCGCCCAGACCACCTTCCAGTGGCAGGGACCGGAGATCTTCCACCCCAACCCCGCCTTCCTGTACGCCAAGGGTGCGGGCCCGCTGCTCGACATGGGGCCGTACTACGTCTCGGCGCTCGTGCATGTGTTCGGTCCGGTCGCGGCTGTGGCTGCCCTCGGGCTGCAGGGCACGCCGACGCGCAAAGTGCAGGTCGGCGAGCTCGCAGGTCAGGAGTTCCCGGTCGAGATCCCGTCGACGCTGAGCGTGCTCATGGACTTCGAGCAGGGCGGACAGGCGCAGAGCCTGTACAGCACCGACTCACCGCTGCTGCGTCAGGGCATCGTCGAGATCACCGGCACCGAGGGCACGATCGTGATCCCCGACCCGAACACATTCGGCGGGTCGATCACCATCACGCGTCCGCTGGAGCGGGTCTTCGTTCCGCCGGAGCCGACCGTGCAGGAGGTCGTCGACCTCGAGCAGGAGGGTGTGCTCTCGGGCCGCGGCGTCGGACTGCTCGACATGGCGCGTTCGATCGCGGCGGGCCGCCCGCACGTCGCCACCGGCGAGTTCGGGTACCACGTGCTCGACACCCTGCTCTCGATCGAGGAGGCCGCGGAGTCGCGCAGCTTCGTGAAGGTCGAGAGCACGCTCGAGTCCGTCGGCTCCCTCAGCGCCGACTTCGACCCATTCGAGTCGACTCTCTGA
- a CDS encoding sugar phosphate isomerase/epimerase family protein, producing MTIQTSIQLFTIKDQLEADLEGSLKEVAARGFTAVEPYDFVRRAQPMADALQSAGLTAPSGHAFLASQSFVNPDGSGTTLPVPSPAEVFAAAKVLGMGTVIDPYTEPARWESVEQIQETARLLNEAAEIGATVGVRVGYHNHAHELEAVFDGVTGLEVLAGLLDERVVLEVDLYWVARGGVDPVALLQRLGDRVIAVHAKDGTLDPALLAAYPPADQVPAGEGTVPLVEAVAAAPALELAIVEFDHYEGDLWAAVERSRIYLDEKVAG from the coding sequence GTGACGATCCAGACTTCCATCCAGCTGTTCACGATCAAGGACCAGCTGGAGGCCGACCTCGAAGGATCCCTGAAAGAGGTCGCCGCTCGTGGATTCACCGCCGTCGAGCCCTACGACTTCGTGCGCCGCGCGCAGCCGATGGCCGATGCGCTGCAGAGCGCTGGTCTCACGGCACCCTCCGGTCACGCGTTCCTCGCTTCGCAGTCGTTCGTGAACCCCGACGGCAGCGGCACCACCCTCCCGGTGCCGTCGCCCGCCGAGGTCTTCGCCGCGGCCAAGGTGCTCGGTATGGGCACCGTCATCGACCCGTACACCGAGCCTGCCCGCTGGGAGTCGGTCGAGCAGATCCAGGAGACCGCTCGTCTGCTGAACGAAGCCGCCGAGATCGGCGCCACGGTCGGCGTGCGCGTCGGCTACCACAACCACGCGCACGAGCTGGAGGCCGTCTTCGACGGCGTCACCGGTCTCGAGGTTCTCGCGGGACTGCTCGACGAGCGAGTCGTGCTCGAGGTCGACCTGTACTGGGTCGCGCGCGGCGGTGTCGACCCGGTCGCACTGCTCCAGCGTCTCGGTGATCGTGTGATCGCGGTGCACGCCAAGGACGGCACGCTCGACCCGGCGCTCCTCGCCGCCTACCCGCCGGCCGACCAGGTTCCCGCGGGCGAGGGCACGGTCCCGCTCGTCGAGGCCGTCGCCGCCGCACCCGCGCTCGAGCTCGCGATCGTCGAGTTCGATCACTATGAGGGCGACCTGTGGGCCGCCGTCGAGCGCAGCCGCATCTACCTCGACGAGAAGGTGGCCGGCTGA
- a CDS encoding Dabb family protein has product MAIQHTVVFRLVHEAGSTEERDFLDTGRSTLSSIPGVEDFTIRRQVSPKSDLEHQFSMVFQDADAYRAYNEHPAHTAFVSERWVPEVAAFQEYDFTE; this is encoded by the coding sequence ATGGCCATTCAGCACACCGTCGTCTTCCGCCTCGTCCACGAGGCGGGTTCGACCGAGGAGCGGGACTTCCTCGACACCGGGCGTTCGACGCTCTCATCGATCCCCGGTGTCGAGGACTTCACGATCCGCAGGCAGGTGAGTCCGAAGAGCGACCTCGAGCATCAGTTCTCTATGGTGTTCCAGGACGCCGATGCCTACCGGGCGTACAACGAGCACCCCGCGCACACCGCGTTCGTGTCGGAGCGATGGGTGCCCGAGGTCGCGGCGTTCCAGGAGTACGACTTCACGGAGTGA
- a CDS encoding NYN domain-containing protein encodes MAEAHDARVAVYLDFDNIVISWYDRVHGRNAYGKDRQRITENPSDPEVTERLARAMIEVGAIIDYAASFGTLVLTRAYADWSSPVNAVYRSQLVARAVDLVQLFPAAAYAKNGADIRLAVDAVEDMFRLPDLTHVVIVAGDSDYVPLAQRCKRLGRYVIGVGVAGSTAKSLAAACDEFEAYDSLPGVVRPTKAAAPAPVAAEVPEPVAEPEPAVKTKSRQPAKTAKAKAAAQAPAKVDEQGEGTEQGEATELLQRALRLGHDKADADEWLHSSAVKTHMRRMDPSFSEKALGYRSFSDFLKSRDNIAELEETGHERLVKLRDSAS; translated from the coding sequence ATGGCTGAGGCACACGACGCACGCGTCGCCGTCTACCTCGACTTCGACAACATCGTCATCTCCTGGTACGACCGGGTGCACGGACGCAACGCCTACGGCAAGGACCGTCAGCGCATCACCGAGAACCCCTCCGACCCCGAGGTCACCGAGCGGCTCGCCCGCGCCATGATCGAGGTCGGCGCGATCATCGACTACGCCGCCTCCTTCGGCACTCTCGTGCTCACCCGCGCCTACGCCGACTGGTCATCCCCCGTGAATGCGGTGTACCGCTCGCAGCTCGTCGCGCGTGCGGTCGACCTCGTCCAGCTGTTCCCCGCCGCGGCCTATGCCAAGAACGGTGCCGACATCCGCCTGGCGGTGGATGCCGTCGAAGACATGTTCCGTCTGCCCGATCTCACGCACGTCGTGATCGTCGCCGGCGACAGCGACTACGTGCCGCTCGCGCAGCGCTGCAAGCGCCTGGGCCGCTATGTCATCGGCGTCGGCGTCGCCGGTTCCACCGCCAAGTCGCTGGCCGCCGCGTGCGACGAGTTCGAGGCCTACGACTCACTCCCGGGCGTCGTGCGACCGACCAAGGCCGCAGCCCCCGCCCCGGTGGCCGCGGAGGTCCCCGAGCCCGTCGCCGAGCCCGAGCCCGCAGTGAAGACCAAGTCCAGGCAGCCGGCCAAGACCGCCAAGGCGAAGGCCGCAGCCCAGGCACCGGCGAAGGTCGACGAGCAGGGCGAGGGCACCGAACAGGGCGAGGCGACCGAACTGCTGCAGCGTGCGCTGCGCTTGGGCCACGACAAGGCCGACGCAGACGAGTGGCTGCACAGCTCGGCCGTGAAGACGCACATGCGACGCATGGATCCGTCGTTCAGCGAGAAGGCTCTCGGCTACCGGTCGTTCTCGGACTTCCTCAAGTCGCGCGACAACATCGCCGAGCTCGAGGAGACCGGGCACGAGCGCCTGGTGAAGCTGCGCGACTCGGCCTCCTGA
- a CDS encoding Gfo/Idh/MocA family protein: protein MTGLRWGILATGGIAGAFASDLRTAGLDLVAVGSRSQESADAFAARFDIAHAHPSYEALVADPDVDIIYVSTPHPMHHEGARLALEAGKHVLVEKAFTLNRGEAEDLQRLAAERGLLVMEAMWTRYLPHMVRIREIIAAGTLGEIRAVSADHTQLLPSDPAHRLNALELGGGALLDLGIYPISFVWDILGAPVSIQAAGRLIETGADAEVATIMTHEGGALSTTLSSSRAAGPNAASIVGTKARIDIDRVWYTPTTFRVVLPDGTIAEEYASDVAGRGMEYQAHAAERLVREGLLEGDILPIAESVAIMGTLDEIRAQIGVRYPGEGDTNG, encoded by the coding sequence ATGACTGGTCTTCGTTGGGGAATCCTCGCGACCGGCGGCATCGCCGGCGCGTTCGCATCCGATCTGCGCACCGCCGGGCTCGATCTCGTCGCCGTCGGCTCCCGCTCGCAGGAGTCGGCCGACGCGTTCGCGGCCCGCTTCGACATCGCGCACGCGCACCCGTCGTACGAGGCGCTCGTCGCCGATCCCGACGTCGACATCATCTACGTCTCCACGCCGCACCCGATGCACCACGAGGGCGCCCGCCTGGCGCTCGAGGCGGGCAAGCACGTCCTGGTCGAGAAGGCGTTCACCCTCAACCGGGGCGAAGCCGAAGACCTGCAGCGCCTGGCCGCCGAACGGGGACTGCTCGTGATGGAGGCGATGTGGACGCGCTATCTGCCGCACATGGTCCGCATCCGCGAGATCATCGCCGCCGGCACACTCGGCGAGATCCGCGCGGTGAGTGCCGACCACACGCAGCTCCTCCCGTCCGATCCCGCGCATCGTCTGAACGCCCTCGAACTCGGCGGTGGCGCGCTGCTCGACCTCGGGATCTACCCGATCTCGTTCGTCTGGGACATCCTCGGCGCACCGGTCAGCATCCAGGCGGCGGGCCGTCTCATCGAGACCGGTGCGGACGCCGAGGTCGCGACGATCATGACGCACGAGGGCGGCGCGCTCTCGACCACGCTGTCTTCGTCGAGAGCGGCCGGCCCGAACGCGGCGAGCATCGTCGGCACGAAGGCCCGCATCGACATCGACCGCGTCTGGTACACGCCCACCACGTTCCGCGTCGTGCTGCCCGACGGCACGATCGCCGAGGAGTACGCCTCCGACGTCGCGGGTCGGGGCATGGAGTACCAGGCGCATGCCGCTGAGCGGCTCGTGCGCGAGGGCCTACTCGAAGGCGACATCCTGCCGATCGCCGAGAGTGTCGCCATCATGGGCACGCTCGACGAGATCCGCGCCCAGATCGGCGTCCGCTACCCCGGCGAAGGAGACACCAATGGCTGA